The Couchioplanes caeruleus sequence CGTGGGTGGACGCCCTGCTCGGCTTCGCGATCGGACTCGGGTGCTCGGCGCTGCACGAGTTCGCGCACGCCGTCGCCCTCGCCCATTACGGCCGCCGGTCCCGCCGTGCGGGCTTCGGCTTCTACTGGGGAGCCATCTCCTTCTACGTGGACTCCACCGAGGCGATGACGCTGCCCCGGCGGGCCAGGGTCACCCAGGCCCTGGTCGGCCTGGCCGTCGACGTGGTCACCGTCTGCCTGCTCGCGATGATCGCCCAGGTGTCCACGTCGGTACTGCTGACCGCGGTGGCCTGGCGGCTGGCCGTGCTCGGACTTCTCGAGGTGGTCGTCAACCTGGTCCCGATCCTGCAGGTGGACGGCCACTGGGCGCTCGCCGACCTGCTCGACGAGCCCGACCTGGCCTCCCGCGCCCGCCGCGCCCTCGGCGACGTCGTGCGGCGGCGCCGGAATCCGCAGACACCGCGCTGGTTGCCCTGGTACGGCGCGTTCAGCCTGGCCTGCGGCATCGGGCTGCTCGCCGCCTCCGCGTGGGTGTTCTGGTGGGCCGCGTCCGACCTGGTCATCGCACTGTTCACCGGCAACGTCGCCGAGATCGCCGTGGGCATCCTGCTCGTCGCCCCGGTCGTGGCCGGCATGCTCTTCAGCACGCTCGGCCTGCTGCTCGAGGTCGCGCTGTCGCAGGACGTCGCCGCCACCGATTCCGACACCGGAGGGAGGTGATCACCATGCTCCGAGTCGTTCGCCGGCTGGCGCGTCGCTTCAAGTTCCGCTGATCCGCAAAGCGTCCGGGTCCGGATGCATCCGCCGTCTAGCCGCCACGGAGGTGAAAACCGATGCTCCGTCGTCTCGTCCGCCGCCTCACGCGCGGCGTCCGCGTGCGCTTCTGATCCGCGCAGGACGACGAAGCCCGGGCAGCTTGCCCGGGCTTCGTCATGCCCGCTGCCGGTGCCTGGTGCCGGGAGGTGAGTCAGTCGGCGGCGGGTAGAGTCCCGGCATGATCGAGGGTGTCCCGTGCCGCTGACGAATCCCTGGCTGTCGGAGCCTTCGCCCGAAAGGCGGCTGGATCGGGAGCGGCTGGAGGAGCGGATCCTCAACCTGCTGTCATCGCAGAACATGTGCGTGCTCGCCACCGCGGGGCCGGCAGGGCCGCTGGCCACCCCGGTGCGGTACTACCCGCTCGACTTCGCGGTGATGTTCACCGCCGCGCCGCGCTCGCCGAAGATGCGCAACATCGCCGCCGATCCGCGCGTGTCGGTCGGCATCTTCGCCCCGCTCGTGGGACTGGCGAGCAGCCGCGGCGCTCAGTTGTTCGGCACCGCTCGGGTACTGCCTGCCGGACATCCGGACCGCGCCCACTATTGGCCGGCTTTCCGGTGGGAGAACGAGCATGCCGAACGTGGCCGTCCCCTGTCCGAACCGCCCGCTGACACCCTCGTGGTGATCGAGGCGGAACGCATCGTCTACACCGAGCACTGGCTCCGGCGTGAGAACTTCGCGGCGCGCCAGTTCTGGCGGCGCAGCCGGTCGGCATAGCGGCCGGTCCGTGAACGGCACCGAGCCGGCCCCTGGCGGGTCCGGCTCGGTGGTGTGTTCTGTGGATGTGGCTCAGTTCATCAGGCGGGCCCCGTAGGCCAGCTCGTCGATCTTCTTGGCGGTGAGGCCGGGCTTCTTGTCCTTGGTCTCCTTCTGGGTCTTGCTGATGTACTGGTCGTACTGGCCGTGCAGGAGTTTGTTGGTGAGGTCGTGCTCGAGGCCGATGCTGGCCCTTGTTCTCGGAGAGGTAGCGCAGGCCCATTCCGGGGCGTCCCAGGTGATCGTGCCGGTGGAGCCCGTCAGCCCGGCGCGGCCCGCGACGGCGGCCATGATCCCGGACGGGGCCAGGGTGCGGGCGGTGACGAGGTCGCTGTACTCGCTGGACGCGCCGGCGCCCTCGGCGGCCACCCGGACCTTGGACGACACGCACGGGTCGCCGCTGGTGGTGATGGTGTAGCTGGTGGTGCCGACGCCTCAGCCGCCCGCGAGGATCAGGCCGCTGGTGGGCACCCCCGTACCGGCCGTGACCAGCACCGGACCGTCGCCCGGCACCTGGTTGACCGCGGTGCCGCGTACCTGGCGGACCGCCTCGG is a genomic window containing:
- a CDS encoding pyridoxamine 5'-phosphate oxidase family protein — protein: MPLTNPWLSEPSPERRLDRERLEERILNLLSSQNMCVLATAGPAGPLATPVRYYPLDFAVMFTAAPRSPKMRNIAADPRVSVGIFAPLVGLASSRGAQLFGTARVLPAGHPDRAHYWPAFRWENEHAERGRPLSEPPADTLVVIEAERIVYTEHWLRRENFAARQFWRRSRSA